Proteins encoded within one genomic window of Candidatus Binatia bacterium:
- a CDS encoding family 1 glycosylhydrolase: MMTNATGWGIALILTRSWTRIHTNGSLWGTATSAYQIEGAYKADGRGFVV; encoded by the coding sequence ATGATGACGAACGCGACGGGCTGGGGCATCGCCCTGATTCTGACGCGAAGTTGGACGAGAATCCACACAAACGGATCTCTCTGGGGCACCGCCACTTCCGCCTACCAGATCGAAGGCGCGTACAAGGCTGACGGCCGGGGCTTTGTCGTCTGA
- a CDS encoding NAD(P)-dependent oxidoreductase → MTNVVSGTHLGLLKKGDRRMAVDIQTVAFIGLGKMGAGMARNILKAGFPLVVYNRTQSKMLPFVAAGAKDATSPKEAAGGADVVVTSLMDDQSVLDVVTGDDGVLAGLKPGSIHIGTTTVSPRLATQLATLHAEHGSHYVAAPVVGRPDAADAGQLVTIVAGDPEVIERCSRLLQAYTAAITNVGADHRVANSLKLAINYVLASMIELMGQVYAFGERSGIDLSILNGLFQSMFAHPGLQAYATRVRTRDFDDAGFDLVSGLKDVRLILDAAVDTRVALPYASIIQDKLLSALAHGMAHRDWSATYDITRMNAGLE, encoded by the coding sequence TTGACGAACGTCGTGAGCGGCACACACTTGGGACTACTGAAGAAGGGAGACCGGCGCATGGCGGTGGACATCCAGACAGTGGCGTTCATTGGGTTGGGCAAGATGGGAGCCGGGATGGCTCGCAACATCCTGAAAGCCGGCTTCCCTCTCGTCGTCTACAACCGCACGCAATCCAAGATGCTCCCCTTCGTCGCGGCTGGCGCCAAGGACGCGACCTCGCCCAAGGAAGCGGCCGGCGGAGCCGACGTGGTGGTGACGAGCCTCATGGATGACCAGTCGGTGTTGGATGTCGTCACGGGAGACGACGGGGTGTTGGCCGGACTGAAGCCCGGCAGCATCCACATCGGCACGACGACGGTCTCGCCGAGACTGGCCACGCAACTGGCCACGCTCCACGCCGAGCACGGCAGCCACTATGTGGCCGCTCCGGTGGTGGGAAGGCCCGACGCGGCCGACGCCGGGCAGCTCGTGACCATCGTGGCAGGCGATCCTGAGGTCATCGAGCGCTGCAGCCGTCTGTTGCAGGCTTACACGGCGGCGATCACCAATGTCGGAGCGGACCACCGGGTCGCCAACAGCCTGAAGCTGGCTATCAACTACGTGCTGGCGTCGATGATCGAGCTCATGGGCCAGGTCTACGCATTTGGCGAGCGCAGCGGCATCGATCTCAGTATCCTGAACGGGTTGTTTCAGTCGATGTTTGCCCATCCCGGCCTGCAGGCGTACGCCACCAGAGTCCGCACCCGGGATTTCGACGACGCCGGTTTCGACCTCGTGTCCGGACTCAAAGACGTGCGGCTCATCTTGGATGCAGCCGTGGACACCCGTGTCGCTCTTCCCTATGCCAGTATCATCCAGGACAAACTCCTCAGCGCCCTCGCGCACGGCATGGCGCACCGGGATTGGAGTGCGACCTACGATATTACGCGGATGAACGCGGGCTTGGAGTGA
- a CDS encoding DUF4337 domain-containing protein yields MGEEGLEVPEGIHATGRLEQSVAIFTAILAAFGAVVGFQGSHQLNEVLLKKNEAVLRKAEASNEWNHYQSVSTKTHVMELAQQLVPPERAGQFDEKIQKYTKQKDELMAQARTFDEASQRADAESEHLGRSHGRFALAMIFLQIAISLASVTALTQRRWLFLVALVSAAGGVALWLSAIVMAG; encoded by the coding sequence ATGGGCGAAGAAGGGTTAGAGGTACCGGAGGGAATTCATGCTACCGGCCGGCTCGAACAGTCGGTGGCGATCTTCACAGCTATCCTGGCGGCATTCGGCGCCGTGGTCGGCTTCCAGGGCAGTCATCAGTTGAATGAAGTGCTGCTGAAGAAGAACGAAGCGGTGCTGCGCAAGGCCGAAGCGTCGAACGAATGGAACCACTACCAGTCGGTGAGTACCAAGACGCACGTCATGGAGCTGGCCCAACAACTGGTTCCGCCGGAACGGGCGGGACAGTTTGACGAGAAGATTCAGAAGTACACCAAGCAGAAGGACGAGCTGATGGCGCAGGCGCGCACCTTCGACGAGGCCTCACAACGCGCCGACGCCGAGTCGGAGCACCTGGGCCGATCGCACGGGCGCTTTGCGCTCGCCATGATCTTTTTGCAGATCGCGATTTCGCTCGCCTCCGTCACCGCGCTGACGCAACGGCGGTGGCTGTTCCTGGTGGCGTTGGTCAGTGCGGCGGGCGGTGTCGCTCTGTGGTTGTCAGCGATCGTGATGGCGGGCTGA
- a CDS encoding phosphatase PAP2 family protein encodes MVGHLYDWFGLNVALFHLINGLHAPWWDRLMLAMTWLGNYELYPYYLAVVLLLAQAAPRLLPRRNVAVFAVGYAFTAIVVSTLKPLLAFPRPLQALGRTAVVVLGEPALHESFPSGHATFVALLATSLSARSRPWRWVLWLLAALVCISRVAVGAHFPADVVGGALIGMGAAGLAMLLVRALTARN; translated from the coding sequence GTGGTGGGTCACCTCTACGATTGGTTCGGACTGAACGTCGCGCTGTTCCATCTGATCAACGGCCTGCACGCGCCGTGGTGGGACCGCTTGATGCTGGCCATGACCTGGCTCGGCAACTACGAACTCTACCCCTATTACTTGGCCGTCGTACTGCTTCTCGCGCAGGCGGCGCCCCGATTGCTGCCGCGGCGCAACGTCGCGGTGTTTGCCGTCGGCTACGCGTTTACGGCCATCGTCGTCTCGACGCTGAAGCCGCTGCTCGCCTTTCCCCGGCCCTTGCAGGCGCTCGGGAGAACCGCCGTAGTTGTCCTTGGTGAACCGGCGCTTCACGAGTCCTTCCCTTCGGGACACGCGACCTTCGTCGCGCTGCTGGCGACATCGCTGTCGGCGCGATCTCGCCCGTGGAGATGGGTTCTCTGGCTGCTTGCCGCGCTCGTATGCATCTCGCGCGTCGCGGTGGGCGCGCATTTTCCGGCAGACGTCGTGGGCGGCGCCCTCATCGGCATGGGAGCGGCAGGCCTCGCCATGCTGCTGGTGCGCGCGCTGACGGCGCGCAACTGA
- a CDS encoding universal stress protein, with protein sequence MVEGFRRIMLPVDFSKHGDRAVEYAVWFARMSGGTVHLVHVIANPADPMWEPQEVPSWDLVSHSEKKARALLESTGQRLLPADCPRQYLVLQGNPHEKLIEAAKQIEADLIVMSTHGRGGVAHLVIGSVAERTVRHASCPVFVVRREAE encoded by the coding sequence GTGGTTGAGGGATTCAGACGCATCATGCTACCGGTGGATTTCTCGAAACATGGTGACCGGGCGGTCGAATATGCCGTGTGGTTCGCCCGCATGTCCGGCGGCACCGTGCACCTCGTCCACGTCATCGCCAATCCTGCCGATCCGATGTGGGAGCCGCAGGAGGTCCCCAGCTGGGATCTCGTTTCCCATTCGGAAAAGAAGGCGCGCGCGCTGCTGGAAAGCACGGGACAGCGGCTGTTGCCGGCCGACTGTCCCCGCCAGTACCTCGTTCTACAGGGGAACCCGCACGAAAAACTGATTGAGGCGGCGAAGCAGATCGAGGCCGACCTCATCGTCATGTCCACCCATGGCCGCGGCGGAGTCGCCCATCTCGTCATCGGCAGCGTGGCCGAGAGGACCGTGCGCCATGCGTCCTGCCCGGTGTTTGTGGTGCGCCGCGAGGCCGAATGA
- a CDS encoding TIGR04282 family arsenosugar biosynthesis glycosyltransferase, which produces MPQPVAFVIMARYPNVGMVKTRLGRSIGAERACLVYQAFLRDLEDRFGRKSRALIWAFHPPESNFPSLVAAGTRCVPQAGQDLGERMHGCFRLLQAEGFDKVILIGADVPHVQEQWLDEAEAALDGSDVVLGPTDDGGYYLIAMREPHDVFTGVEMSTPRVLAETLAKAAAARLRVHLVPPTFDVDDAGDLARLRELLATGGCEPRLPHTARLLKSWDGKKG; this is translated from the coding sequence ATGCCCCAGCCCGTCGCGTTCGTCATCATGGCGCGCTATCCGAATGTCGGCATGGTGAAGACACGCCTGGGGCGATCCATCGGTGCCGAGCGGGCATGTTTGGTCTACCAGGCTTTCCTGCGCGATCTCGAGGACCGCTTCGGGCGCAAGAGCCGCGCACTGATCTGGGCCTTCCATCCGCCCGAGAGCAACTTTCCCTCCCTCGTCGCCGCTGGCACTCGTTGTGTGCCGCAGGCGGGGCAGGATCTGGGCGAGCGCATGCACGGTTGCTTTCGTCTGCTGCAGGCAGAAGGCTTCGACAAAGTCATCCTCATTGGCGCCGACGTGCCCCACGTGCAGGAACAGTGGCTGGACGAGGCGGAAGCGGCTCTCGACGGTTCCGATGTCGTCCTGGGGCCGACCGATGACGGCGGGTATTATCTGATCGCCATGCGGGAGCCGCATGACGTTTTCACCGGCGTCGAGATGAGCACGCCGCGTGTGTTGGCGGAGACGCTCGCCAAAGCCGCGGCCGCCCGCTTGCGCGTCCACCTCGTTCCGCCGACGTTCGATGTCGATGATGCCGGTGACCTGGCCCGGCTGCGAGAGTTGCTGGCAACCGGCGGCTGCGAGCCGCGGTTACCGCACACCGCCAGGCTATTGAAAAGCTGGGACGGAAAGAAAGGGTGA
- a CDS encoding enoyl-CoA hydratase-related protein gives MPTVLVETARPHVSVIRLNRPERLNAMSIELCLELKDALEQVAKDNDCWIVVLTGAGRAFCSGLDLKDQSMIPNIDGLTIPRIGPRAIRIYSQLIPLMRHIPQPIIAAINGAAYGGGMCLTLAADLRIASESAVFNSTGIVRGLTSTELGASWLLPRLIGAAHSNDILYTGRLIDAAEALRMGLVSRVVPDAEILERAFEMAQGMCEYSPYGMQMTKQVIWANLENPSLAAAIELEDRNQIMLGMTDNLPESITAYGQKRKPVYTDEPRRGIYKP, from the coding sequence CCTGGTCGAGACAGCCCGGCCACATGTCAGTGTCATCCGGCTCAACCGGCCCGAGCGGCTGAACGCCATGTCGATCGAACTCTGCCTGGAACTGAAAGATGCCCTCGAACAAGTGGCCAAGGACAATGACTGCTGGATCGTCGTCCTGACCGGCGCCGGGCGCGCTTTCTGCTCCGGCCTCGACCTGAAAGACCAGTCGATGATCCCCAACATCGACGGCCTGACCATCCCGCGCATCGGCCCGCGCGCCATCCGCATCTACTCGCAACTGATCCCGCTCATGCGGCACATCCCGCAACCGATCATCGCTGCAATCAACGGTGCGGCGTACGGCGGCGGCATGTGTCTGACCTTGGCGGCGGACCTGCGCATCGCGTCCGAATCCGCCGTGTTCAACAGCACCGGAATTGTGCGCGGCCTCACCAGCACCGAGCTCGGCGCCAGCTGGCTGCTGCCGCGTCTGATCGGGGCCGCTCATTCCAACGATATTCTGTACACCGGACGGCTGATCGATGCGGCCGAGGCCCTGCGCATGGGGCTCGTCTCCCGTGTCGTGCCCGACGCCGAGATCCTCGAGCGCGCCTTTGAGATGGCCCAGGGCATGTGCGAGTACAGCCCGTATGGCATGCAGATGACCAAGCAAGTCATCTGGGCCAACCTCGAGAACCCTAGCCTGGCGGCGGCCATCGAGCTGGAGGATCGCAATCAGATCATGCTCGGCATGACCGATAATCTCCCCGAGTCCATCACCGCCTACGGTCAGAAACGCAAGCCGGTCTACACCGACGAGCCACGTCGCGGCATCTACAAACCGTGA